In the genome of Pseudomonas protegens, one region contains:
- a CDS encoding DUF1365 domain-containing protein yields the protein MNSALYSGWISHRRFAPKDHAFRYRIGLLYLDLDEQDAVLGLSPLAGRSRFAAFAFRESDYLKDFTGQGMRLIDAVRQQVAAAIGHAPGGAVRLLTQVRSWGLAFNPVSFFYCFEADGQLAAILCEVTNTPWRERYHYVLPARPDSASAPEHQHFAVAKAFHVSPFLPRDLEYRMSFSPPADRLGVHMADWQGDLKVFDATLSLQRQALDRRSLHQYLRSFPWMTAKTCLAIYWQALRLAAKGITFFPHEAADGAYRTAAVQPKDRRHEIL from the coding sequence GTGAACAGTGCCCTGTACAGCGGCTGGATCAGCCACCGGCGCTTCGCCCCCAAGGACCATGCCTTCCGCTACCGGATCGGCCTTCTGTACCTGGACCTGGACGAGCAGGACGCGGTGCTGGGGCTCTCGCCCCTGGCGGGCCGCAGCCGTTTCGCCGCCTTCGCCTTCCGCGAAAGCGACTACCTGAAAGACTTCACCGGCCAGGGCATGCGCCTGATCGACGCGGTACGCCAGCAAGTGGCCGCGGCCATCGGCCATGCACCGGGCGGCGCGGTGCGCCTGCTGACCCAGGTGCGCAGCTGGGGCCTGGCGTTCAACCCGGTGAGCTTCTTCTACTGCTTCGAGGCCGACGGGCAACTGGCGGCGATTCTCTGCGAAGTCACCAACACCCCGTGGCGCGAGCGCTATCACTATGTGCTGCCGGCCCGCCCGGACAGTGCCAGCGCGCCCGAGCACCAGCACTTCGCCGTGGCCAAGGCCTTTCACGTCTCGCCGTTTTTGCCCCGTGACCTTGAATACCGCATGAGCTTCAGCCCGCCGGCCGACCGCCTGGGCGTGCACATGGCCGACTGGCAAGGTGATCTCAAGGTGTTCGACGCCACCCTCAGCCTGCAGCGCCAGGCCCTGGATCGCCGCAGCCTGCACCAGTACCTGCGCAGTTTTCCATGGATGACCGCCAAGACCTGCCTGGCCATCTACTGGCAGGCCCTGCGCCTGGCCGCCAAGGGCATCACGTTTTTTCCCCATGAGGCCGCCGACGGCGCCTATCGCACAGCCGCTGTACAACCCAAGGATCGCCGCCATGAAATCCTCTAG
- a CDS encoding NAD(P)/FAD-dependent oxidoreductase — MKIAIIGSGIAGLTCAYVLNRRHDIRVFEASSWIGGHTHTVEVSHNGETQSVDTGFIVFNDWTYPNFIRLLGQIGVKFKPTEMSFSVCDPASGLEYNGNNLNSLFAQRRNLLSPGFWGMLRDILRFNKAALLDLQQQRIAADTTLGQYLKDQGYGERFIQHYIVPMGSAIWSMSRVQMLGFPLQFFVRFFKNHGLLSVNNRPQWCVIEGGSSRYIEPLTASFREHIRLDCPVQRVERDETGVLIHSAAGSERFDKVVFACHSDQALQLLASPSRAEREILQALPYADNDVVLHTDTRLLPRRRLAWASWNYRLDASGDKAAAVTYDMNILQGLKSDTTFCVSLNQTAVIDPTQILARFTYAHPQYSLEAVAAQARWGELQGAQHSFYCGAYWANGFHEDGVVSALRVAQSFGEQL, encoded by the coding sequence GTGAAAATCGCCATCATCGGTAGCGGCATCGCAGGGCTGACCTGTGCCTACGTTCTCAACCGTCGCCATGACATCCGGGTCTTTGAGGCCAGCAGTTGGATCGGCGGTCACACCCACACCGTGGAGGTCAGCCACAACGGCGAAACCCAGTCCGTGGACACCGGCTTCATCGTCTTCAACGACTGGACCTACCCCAACTTCATCCGCCTGCTGGGCCAGATCGGGGTCAAGTTCAAACCCACCGAGATGAGCTTCTCGGTGTGCGATCCGGCCTCGGGCCTGGAGTACAACGGCAACAACCTCAACAGCCTGTTCGCCCAGCGGCGCAACCTGCTGTCGCCCGGGTTCTGGGGCATGCTGCGGGACATCCTGCGCTTCAACAAAGCCGCCTTGCTCGATCTGCAGCAACAGCGGATCGCCGCCGACACCACCCTGGGCCAATACCTGAAAGACCAGGGCTACGGCGAGCGTTTCATCCAGCACTACATCGTGCCCATGGGCTCGGCGATCTGGTCGATGTCACGGGTGCAGATGCTCGGTTTCCCCTTGCAGTTCTTTGTGCGCTTCTTCAAGAACCACGGCTTGCTGTCGGTGAACAACCGTCCGCAGTGGTGCGTGATCGAAGGCGGCTCAAGCCGCTACATCGAACCCCTGACCGCTTCGTTCCGCGAGCACATCCGTCTCGACTGCCCGGTGCAACGGGTCGAGCGCGACGAAACCGGCGTGCTGATCCACAGCGCCGCCGGCAGCGAGCGCTTCGACAAGGTGGTGTTCGCCTGTCACAGCGACCAGGCCCTGCAACTGCTGGCCAGCCCCAGCCGGGCCGAGCGGGAGATTCTCCAGGCCCTGCCCTACGCCGACAACGACGTGGTGCTGCACACCGATACCCGGCTGCTGCCGCGCCGGCGCCTGGCCTGGGCCAGCTGGAACTACCGCCTGGACGCCAGCGGCGACAAAGCCGCCGCCGTGACCTACGACATGAACATCCTCCAAGGCCTGAAGAGCGACACCACTTTCTGCGTCAGCCTCAACCAGACCGCGGTCATCGACCCGACGCAGATCCTGGCCCGCTTCACCTATGCCCATCCGCAGTACAGCCTCGAAGCGGTGGCGGCCCAGGCCCGCTGGGGCGAACTGCAAGGCGCCCAGCACAGCTTCTACTGCGGCGCCTACTGGGCCAACGGCTTTCACGAAGACGGCGTGGTCAGTGCCTTGCGCGTGGCCCAGTCCTTTGGTGAACAACTGTGA
- a CDS encoding SDR family NAD(P)-dependent oxidoreductase, translated as MNPAMPRRIWLTGASSGIGAALAEELLKAGAQVAVSARSREPLEALAQRYPGRVLVVPGDLTDALQVREIGKRIAQAWGALDTAIVNAGTCEYIDVQQFDAALIERVLSSNLLSAGYCIEAALPLLRAGNRPHLVGVASSVTYLPLPRAGAYGASKAALRYLLQSLRIDLAAEGIDVTVVSPGFVDTPLTARNDFAMPMSWPAAKAARHIHKRLSHRDLEIAFPAPFIFGLKLLSWLPGRLQLAIAKRLARTGSAS; from the coding sequence ATGAACCCAGCAATGCCACGGCGGATCTGGCTCACCGGTGCCAGCAGCGGCATCGGTGCGGCGCTGGCCGAAGAACTGCTCAAGGCCGGCGCCCAGGTGGCCGTCAGTGCCCGTTCGCGCGAGCCCCTGGAGGCCCTGGCCCAGCGTTATCCGGGGCGGGTGCTGGTGGTGCCCGGCGATCTCACCGACGCCCTGCAGGTGCGCGAGATCGGCAAGCGCATCGCCCAGGCCTGGGGCGCCCTGGACACGGCGATTGTCAATGCCGGCACCTGTGAATACATCGACGTGCAGCAATTCGACGCGGCGCTGATCGAGCGTGTGCTGAGCAGCAACCTGCTGTCCGCCGGCTATTGCATCGAGGCCGCGCTGCCCTTGCTGCGCGCCGGCAATCGCCCCCATCTGGTGGGCGTGGCCAGTTCCGTGACTTATCTGCCGCTGCCCCGGGCCGGTGCCTATGGCGCCTCCAAGGCCGCCCTGCGTTACCTGCTGCAATCCTTGCGCATCGACCTGGCCGCCGAGGGCATCGACGTCACCGTGGTCAGCCCGGGGTTCGTCGATACCCCGCTGACCGCGCGCAACGACTTTGCCATGCCCATGAGCTGGCCCGCCGCCAAGGCCGCCCGGCATATCCACAAGCGTCTGTCACACCGGGATCTGGAGATCGCTTTCCCCGCCCCGTTCATCTTCGGCCTCAAGCTGCTGTCCTGGCTGCCCGGCCGCCTGCAACTGGCCATCGCCAAACGCCTGGCCCGCACGGGGAGTGCATCGTGA